One window of Deltaproteobacteria bacterium genomic DNA carries:
- a CDS encoding AmpG family muropeptide MFS transporter gives MSPDDRKPLLKTVFSHRMFVALIMGFSCGMPLLLTITVLQAWMQEEGVDLTVIGLMALVGLPYTVKFLWAPFLDRYTLPFLGRRRGWLLTAQVALALAIAAMALTNPGANPWMVAVAAFLVTFFSASQDIVVDAYRREDLSDAELGLGSSLYVNGYRLGMLLASGGGLILADHIPFASVYLIMAGGMLPGILTTLMAPEPPLPPGAPRRLREAVIDPLTEYFSREGALWILAFILLYKIGDTMASAMTTPFYLDIGFTKTEIGAVVKLFGFWATVVGSLIGGVIMLRLGINRSLWIFGVLQAVSTAGFALLARVGHSVPLLSGVIAFENLSGGMGTAAYVAFMASITNKRFTATQYALLSSLMGVPRVIASAPTGFLAKHFGWEGFFIACTLIAAPGMLLLLKFAPWRPSSR, from the coding sequence ATGTCCCCTGACGATCGCAAACCCCTGCTGAAAACCGTGTTCAGCCACCGCATGTTCGTGGCCCTCATCATGGGCTTTTCCTGCGGCATGCCCCTTCTGTTGACCATCACCGTCCTTCAGGCCTGGATGCAGGAGGAAGGGGTGGACCTGACCGTCATCGGCTTGATGGCCCTGGTGGGCCTCCCCTATACGGTCAAATTCCTCTGGGCCCCCTTTCTGGACCGATATACCCTCCCTTTCCTGGGCCGGAGGCGGGGGTGGCTCCTCACGGCCCAAGTGGCCCTGGCCCTGGCCATCGCAGCGATGGCCCTGACCAATCCGGGCGCCAACCCCTGGATGGTGGCCGTGGCCGCATTTCTGGTCACCTTTTTCAGCGCCTCCCAGGATATCGTGGTGGACGCCTACCGGCGGGAGGACCTCTCGGACGCGGAACTGGGACTGGGCTCGTCCCTCTACGTGAACGGCTATAGGCTGGGCATGCTCCTGGCGTCCGGGGGCGGGCTCATCCTGGCGGACCACATCCCCTTTGCCTCGGTCTACCTCATCATGGCCGGCGGCATGCTGCCGGGGATCCTGACCACCCTCATGGCCCCGGAACCCCCGCTCCCGCCCGGGGCCCCCAGGCGTCTTCGGGAGGCGGTCATCGATCCCCTGACCGAGTATTTCAGCAGGGAAGGGGCCCTCTGGATACTGGCCTTCATCCTCCTCTACAAGATCGGCGATACCATGGCCAGCGCCATGACCACCCCCTTTTATCTCGACATCGGATTCACCAAGACCGAGATCGGGGCCGTGGTCAAGCTCTTCGGCTTCTGGGCCACGGTGGTGGGGAGCCTGATCGGCGGGGTGATCATGCTCAGGCTCGGGATCAACCGGTCCCTCTGGATCTTCGGCGTGCTTCAGGCCGTATCCACGGCCGGGTTTGCCCTCCTGGCCCGCGTCGGGCACAGCGTCCCGCTCCTTTCCGGGGTCATCGCCTTTGAGAACCTGAGCGGCGGCATGGGGACTGCGGCCTATGTGGCCTTCATGGCCAGCATCACCAACAAACGCTTCACCGCCACCCAGTATGCCCTCCTGAGCAGTCTTATGGGCGTTCCGAGGGTGATAGCCTCGGCCCCCACCGGCTTTCTGGCAAAACACTTTGGCTGGGAAGGCTTTTTCATCGCCTGCACCCTCATCGCCGCCCCGGGCATGCTCCTCCTCCTCAAGTTCGCCCCTTGGCGACCATCCTCCCGCTGA
- a CDS encoding hydrogenase iron-sulfur subunit yields MEASVLDNETQPSAESPRIGVYVCHCGLNIAQTVDCRKVAESAALLSDVIVSKDIGYACSEPGQQQMKDDIKEYELDRVVVASCSPRLHEPTFRQMLQSAGLNPYLLEMANLREQCSWVHMKDPEGATQKARDLVKMAVSRIRLLEALHEDTLPLTKRTLVIGAGVAGIQAALDLADNGYDVVLVEKLPSIGGVMAQLDKTFPTMDCSIUILGPKMTDVGRHPRITLYTLSDVVDVKGYVGNFDVRILKKARYVNEKECTACGECAKVCPVVRPDEFNLGLSSRRAIFSPFPQAVPSAYVINIAECLGHNPVVCAKCVDACDKGCIDFHMSDEEIVETVGSIVVATGLEVYDPTEMDEYAYARFPNVVTSLELERLINAGGPTGGEVLRPTDRKPPRSIGFVQCVGSRSAKKGGSYCSNICCMNTVKSTLMLKEHYPDMDLKVFYIDIRAFGKGFEDLYTRSRRLGVHYLRGLPGTVEEGPDKSLKVSVENTATGKLETHSLDMLVLALGIKPASSTQRLQEMLGLQLTPDGFFLEAHPKLQPVDAATRGVFYAGCAESPKDIKESVTQASAAAARAIRLMHKGEITTEPITSMVVAEACKSCGKCAEVCPYNAITVDVKRKTPAVVNTAACAGCGTCAAECPFDAIVMNHFTDDQILNQVHALLEEDPKEKVLAFACNWCSYAGADFAGVSRLQYPPNVRLIRTMCSGRVDEKFIWEGFKMGAPVILVSGCHIGDCHYIDANHWTEKRVAKIHKKMAKLGMRPERLQLEWISAAEGIRFAEVMKRMESLRDAVSLEEIAETVQILTE; encoded by the coding sequence ATGGAAGCAAGTGTGCTTGACAATGAGACGCAACCTTCGGCTGAAAGCCCCCGCATCGGGGTCTATGTCTGTCACTGCGGACTCAATATCGCCCAGACGGTGGACTGCCGGAAGGTGGCCGAATCGGCCGCACTTCTGAGCGATGTGATCGTCTCCAAAGATATCGGCTACGCCTGTTCAGAGCCCGGACAGCAACAGATGAAGGATGATATTAAGGAGTATGAACTGGACCGGGTGGTGGTGGCATCCTGTTCCCCGCGGCTGCACGAACCCACCTTCAGACAGATGCTCCAGTCGGCCGGACTCAATCCCTATCTCCTGGAGATGGCCAATCTACGGGAGCAGTGCAGCTGGGTCCACATGAAGGATCCCGAGGGGGCCACACAAAAGGCCCGGGACCTGGTCAAGATGGCCGTATCGCGGATACGGCTCCTTGAGGCGCTCCATGAGGACACCCTTCCCCTGACCAAGAGGACCCTGGTGATCGGAGCCGGCGTGGCCGGGATCCAGGCGGCCCTCGACCTTGCAGACAACGGCTACGACGTGGTCCTAGTGGAAAAACTGCCCAGCATCGGCGGGGTCATGGCCCAGCTGGACAAAACCTTTCCCACCATGGACTGTTCCATCTGAATACTGGGGCCCAAGATGACGGATGTCGGTCGACATCCCCGGATCACCCTCTACACCCTCAGCGACGTGGTCGATGTCAAGGGCTATGTCGGCAATTTTGATGTCAGGATACTGAAAAAGGCCCGCTACGTGAATGAAAAGGAATGCACGGCATGCGGGGAATGCGCCAAGGTCTGCCCGGTGGTGCGTCCGGATGAGTTCAACCTGGGCCTCTCCTCCCGGCGGGCCATTTTCTCCCCATTTCCCCAGGCCGTTCCTTCGGCCTATGTCATCAACATCGCCGAGTGCCTCGGTCACAATCCCGTGGTCTGCGCCAAGTGCGTGGACGCCTGCGACAAGGGGTGCATCGATTTTCACATGTCCGACGAAGAGATCGTCGAGACCGTAGGCTCCATAGTGGTGGCCACCGGCCTGGAGGTCTACGACCCTACTGAGATGGATGAATACGCCTATGCCCGGTTTCCGAACGTGGTCACCAGCCTTGAATTGGAACGGCTCATCAATGCCGGTGGACCGACCGGAGGAGAGGTCCTTCGGCCCACAGACCGAAAACCGCCCCGGTCCATCGGGTTTGTGCAGTGCGTGGGGTCCCGTTCCGCCAAAAAGGGAGGAAGCTACTGCTCCAATATCTGCTGCATGAACACGGTGAAGAGCACCCTCATGCTCAAAGAGCACTATCCCGACATGGACCTCAAGGTCTTTTACATCGACATACGGGCCTTTGGAAAGGGCTTTGAAGACCTCTACACGCGAAGCCGGCGCTTGGGGGTGCATTATCTCAGGGGGCTTCCGGGAACCGTGGAAGAAGGACCGGACAAGAGCCTGAAGGTATCGGTGGAAAACACGGCCACCGGCAAACTCGAAACCCATTCTCTAGATATGCTGGTCCTGGCCCTGGGGATCAAACCGGCCTCCAGCACCCAGCGGCTTCAGGAGATGCTGGGACTCCAGCTTACCCCGGACGGGTTCTTCTTGGAGGCCCATCCCAAGCTCCAGCCGGTAGACGCTGCCACCCGGGGCGTCTTCTACGCCGGATGTGCGGAAAGCCCCAAGGACATCAAGGAGAGCGTGACCCAGGCCTCGGCCGCCGCGGCACGGGCCATCCGACTCATGCACAAGGGGGAGATCACCACCGAGCCGATCACCTCCATGGTGGTGGCGGAGGCATGCAAGTCGTGCGGCAAGTGCGCGGAGGTCTGCCCTTACAACGCCATCACCGTGGATGTCAAGCGGAAGACCCCGGCTGTGGTCAATACCGCCGCCTGCGCCGGATGCGGCACCTGCGCGGCAGAGTGTCCCTTCGACGCCATTGTCATGAATCATTTCACCGATGACCAGATCCTTAATCAGGTCCATGCCCTCCTGGAAGAGGACCCCAAGGAAAAGGTCCTGGCCTTTGCCTGCAACTGGTGCTCCTATGCCGGGGCCGACTTTGCCGGGGTGTCCAGGCTCCAGTACCCTCCCAACGTGCGGCTCATCCGGACCATGTGCTCGGGAAGGGTCGATGAAAAGTTCATCTGGGAGGGCTTTAAGATGGGGGCGCCCGTGATCCTGGTGAGCGGGTGCCATATCGGCGACTGCCATTATATCGACGCCAATCACTGGACCGAAAAGCGGGTCGCAAAAATACACAAAAAGATGGCAAAGCTGGGAATGCGGCCCGAACGGCTCCAACTGGAATGGATCAGTGCGGCCGAGGGGATCCGCTTTGCCGAGGTCATGAAACGGATGGAGTCATTGAGGGACGCCGTATCCCTTGAGGAGATCGCCGAAACAGTGCAGATACTCACGGAATGA
- a CDS encoding YaiI/YqxD family protein: MLRIFVDADACPVKPEVYRVAHRYQLSVTLVAGVRMRIPESGNIDLQVVGQGMDAADDWIVQHMEASDIVITADIPLAARCVAKGAYVLGPTGKPFSEDNIGSALATRNLLSELREWGEVTGGPPPFDKRDRSRFLQSLDNAINQIQREKGGCDQLRTPELRTED, translated from the coding sequence TTGCTGCGCATCTTCGTAGACGCGGACGCCTGTCCGGTGAAACCGGAGGTCTATCGAGTGGCTCACCGCTACCAGCTGAGCGTCACGTTGGTAGCAGGGGTAAGAATGCGGATCCCGGAGAGCGGGAACATAGACCTGCAAGTTGTTGGTCAGGGCATGGATGCAGCCGACGACTGGATAGTCCAACATATGGAGGCGAGCGACATTGTTATCACGGCGGACATTCCTCTCGCAGCCCGGTGCGTTGCCAAAGGCGCCTATGTGCTTGGACCCACGGGGAAACCCTTCTCAGAAGACAACATCGGTTCTGCCCTTGCCACTCGAAACCTCCTCTCCGAGCTGCGGGAGTGGGGTGAGGTTACGGGAGGACCTCCGCCGTTTGATAAGCGCGACCGTTCCCGCTTCCTGCAGTCGCTGGACAATGCCATCAACCAAATCCAGAGGGAGAAGGGGGGATGCGATCAGCTCCGGACACCGGAGTTGCGAACTGAGGATTAG
- a CDS encoding hydrogenase iron-sulfur subunit, translating into MKEFNIILFMCNWGPHAAFQTLQDTAALIPDEIKMVRIPCVGRISKALLLRCFEMGTHGVALVGCRPGSCRYGTGSSNAQGHVEDTRGILELLGLGKDRLRLATFLPDEPERLLSFLQDFSAEIREMGPSLVVPSEESILETEGEDRVKDIVSAHDVYACQDCGKCSSACPLTLAGKPFSPRGIVGEVIAGHIDDPAVQKDIWSCLTCGLCYDRCPSAVNFAEFIRDLRHYLATRGSNSYAAHGGFFQSLMRTMTSEELPIRHWDWLPKDIRTDPDSKVLFFGGCAPYFDIFFRTHLGVKTRNTLVDSLRLLNFFDIHPALLQDERCCGHDLLWSGDQENFLKLAQLNVRALQDMGVEEVITACPECYHTLARDYPRQGVDPGFKVTHIFDLIEKEIDKGAVSFKELDRKLTFQDPCRLSRLENRSDLPRKLIRRLNPVSFDEMADHGASAICCGNSAWIGCDAFSKALQVKRIRQAHETGSDLLVTACPKCQIHLRCAMEDPFLGEALQMEMMDVTSVLAQTIEWE; encoded by the coding sequence ATGAAAGAATTTAATATCATCCTCTTTATGTGCAACTGGGGCCCCCATGCGGCATTTCAGACGCTTCAGGATACGGCCGCCCTAATTCCGGACGAGATCAAGATGGTCCGGATTCCGTGCGTGGGAAGGATCAGTAAGGCCCTCCTGCTCAGGTGTTTTGAAATGGGGACCCACGGCGTGGCCCTGGTGGGGTGTCGGCCCGGTTCATGCCGGTATGGAACAGGATCGTCCAATGCGCAGGGTCATGTGGAAGATACCCGGGGAATCCTGGAGCTGCTGGGCCTTGGAAAGGATCGCCTTCGTCTGGCCACCTTTCTCCCCGATGAACCGGAACGGCTCCTGTCGTTTCTCCAGGACTTCTCAGCGGAAATACGGGAAATGGGTCCCAGTTTAGTGGTCCCTTCAGAAGAAAGCATCCTGGAAACTGAAGGTGAAGACAGGGTTAAGGACATCGTATCCGCCCACGATGTCTATGCCTGTCAGGACTGCGGGAAGTGCTCCTCCGCCTGCCCCCTGACCCTCGCAGGGAAGCCCTTTTCTCCGAGGGGGATCGTCGGCGAGGTGATTGCCGGGCATATCGACGACCCCGCGGTCCAGAAGGACATCTGGTCATGTCTCACTTGCGGGCTCTGTTATGACCGGTGCCCGTCGGCAGTCAATTTTGCCGAGTTCATCCGCGATCTTCGCCATTACCTGGCAACGAGAGGCTCAAACAGCTACGCGGCCCACGGGGGATTTTTTCAATCCCTGATGCGGACCATGACATCGGAAGAACTCCCGATCAGACACTGGGACTGGCTCCCCAAAGACATTCGGACGGATCCGGACAGCAAGGTCCTTTTTTTCGGAGGATGCGCCCCTTATTTTGATATCTTTTTCAGGACCCATCTGGGGGTCAAAACCCGCAACACACTGGTGGACAGCCTGCGGCTTCTCAATTTCTTCGACATCCATCCGGCCCTTCTCCAGGATGAGCGCTGCTGCGGTCACGACCTCCTCTGGTCCGGCGATCAGGAGAACTTTTTGAAGCTGGCGCAGTTGAATGTGCGCGCCCTTCAGGACATGGGGGTTGAAGAGGTCATCACGGCCTGCCCCGAGTGTTATCACACCCTTGCCAGGGACTATCCTCGGCAGGGCGTGGATCCGGGGTTCAAGGTCACCCACATCTTTGATCTGATCGAAAAAGAGATCGACAAGGGGGCCGTGAGTTTCAAGGAACTGGACAGGAAACTGACCTTTCAGGATCCCTGTCGACTGAGCCGCCTTGAAAATCGGTCGGATCTCCCGAGGAAACTGATCCGGCGGCTGAATCCTGTATCGTTCGACGAGATGGCGGATCATGGCGCCAGCGCCATCTGCTGCGGAAACAGCGCCTGGATCGGGTGCGATGCATTCAGCAAGGCCCTTCAGGTCAAACGCATCCGGCAGGCCCATGAAACAGGAAGCGATCTGTTGGTCACGGCCTGTCCCAAGTGTCAGATCCATCTCCGCTGCGCCATGGAGGACCCGTTTTTGGGCGAGGCGCTTCAGATGGAAATGATGGACGTCACCAGCGTCCTGGCCCAGACCATCGAATGGGAGTAA
- a CDS encoding FAD-dependent oxidoreductase produces MTRPKDRLHRVIVIGATPAGIAATSKLGELGIPVILVDTDPDLDQKLAHEEWRLASGVPLNFAYRSGLIRILRNPRIRCVLPAKVLSLKHTPQGFRARIKTSQTYIDPNQCVLCGRCAAVCPVSLPDGGKPLRFAGRQSLPGRPVIEKSRQPQCQTECPLGVNAQAYIALTRVGRYQEALDVVRRDNVLPGICGRVCTHPCEAACRRGELDEPLAIRDIKRFVADYEKSHASAPSIKTTPAREEKIAVVGSGPAGLAAAADLARMGYPVTVFEKETEAGGLLRYGIGPHRLPRDILDYDLEYVRRSGVEMVTSHEVNVFQSLDRLREDFEAVILTVGSWTDRKLGVPGEDLEGVEGCLAALNRLYREGLDTRGEARQQEALQGEALAVIGDGNAAFDTARTMKRLGADVTIISWFSQDQIPADREEVKQAKEEGIAIVDQTQVTAFSGRNGRLTHLTCRSTQPGPPDANGIAWPVMVPASEPFELNFSRVIVAIGQAGAFPAPTESSGKGDPAGLRTTPYGFLEADEAGRTNMDGVYAAGDAVTGPSSVVQSMASGRAVARSVHTALSKEEIPLNGSSRPEAREYLQIPEDIPSLARPTMAERQPAIRKDNFLEVALGLSESQVISEAERCLQCGICSECLLCTEACGSLSAIQHQQQAEEGVEHAGVVIIADPEAAPAVKGEDVLRAYGPKAAKSDVNAMIVRGFAAAAQAMVLLGGTSQRPRGRGVSFLPPDPDLSPEIRMGVFVCRCNDAFGWIDEMNPYVEALTQREEIVHAEVMPAACVVEGTSGILRAIREKGLTRVVLASCVCCPLDFVCSACTDQRSRLKDALFHGTGVSRAMVETCNLRGEALRYLAHDRDAAMERFSGLIDRSISRARTLRPLPAPVRIYNFATAVIGESEAAVSSAQTLASAGLEVFLFGTREKPLSTELAHPNIHCFEGSRVNGMSGNLGNFQIFVETDGFSQVMQVGAIILGNKARALIPYIPQEGLPSIMLSPSMQKSDLSGIPFAYPGATPIAGLFKAYPSGIPVSQRRAGAAAAALAAAIMPRGPRQSKGFTVVVDEDRCRGCGRCTRICPYQAVTLHENTVGGWVAKVDEALCKGCGNCISVCPSNAADSPYRNQGYLEELLSAVLFRPSLGTGSTDQDLHETLSP; encoded by the coding sequence ATGACGCGCCCGAAAGACCGTCTGCACAGGGTTATTGTCATCGGTGCCACGCCCGCAGGGATCGCTGCCACCAGCAAATTGGGCGAGCTGGGAATTCCCGTCATCCTGGTGGACACGGATCCCGATCTGGACCAAAAACTGGCCCATGAAGAATGGCGATTGGCCTCCGGCGTACCGCTCAATTTCGCATACCGGTCCGGACTCATCCGGATCCTGCGCAATCCCCGCATTCGCTGCGTCCTGCCGGCCAAGGTTCTCTCTCTCAAGCACACCCCCCAGGGGTTCCGCGCCAGAATCAAAACCTCCCAGACGTATATCGACCCTAACCAATGCGTCTTGTGCGGCCGGTGTGCGGCGGTCTGTCCGGTATCCCTCCCGGACGGGGGGAAGCCGTTACGATTTGCCGGCAGGCAGTCCCTTCCGGGGAGACCGGTCATTGAAAAGAGCCGTCAGCCGCAGTGCCAGACTGAATGCCCCCTGGGGGTCAATGCCCAGGCCTACATCGCCCTCACACGCGTCGGCCGGTACCAGGAGGCCCTCGATGTGGTCAGAAGAGACAATGTCCTCCCCGGAATCTGTGGAAGGGTGTGCACCCATCCCTGCGAAGCGGCCTGCCGACGGGGAGAACTGGATGAACCCCTTGCCATCAGAGATATCAAACGGTTTGTAGCGGATTACGAGAAAAGCCACGCCAGCGCCCCGTCGATCAAGACCACCCCTGCGAGAGAAGAAAAGATCGCCGTGGTCGGTTCAGGGCCGGCCGGACTGGCCGCTGCCGCTGATCTGGCCCGGATGGGATACCCGGTGACTGTTTTTGAAAAGGAAACCGAAGCAGGCGGCCTGCTCCGGTACGGGATCGGCCCGCACCGTCTTCCGAGAGATATCCTGGATTACGACCTCGAATACGTCAGAAGGTCAGGGGTTGAAATGGTTACCTCCCATGAGGTGAATGTCTTCCAGTCCCTGGACCGATTGAGGGAAGATTTCGAGGCCGTGATACTGACCGTAGGATCCTGGACAGACAGGAAACTGGGGGTGCCGGGAGAGGACCTTGAAGGGGTCGAAGGATGCCTCGCTGCCCTGAACCGGCTCTACCGTGAAGGGCTTGACACCCGGGGTGAGGCAAGACAGCAGGAAGCGCTGCAGGGAGAGGCGTTGGCCGTCATCGGCGACGGGAATGCCGCCTTTGATACCGCCCGGACCATGAAGCGTCTGGGCGCCGATGTCACCATTATTTCGTGGTTTTCCCAAGACCAGATACCGGCAGACAGAGAAGAGGTCAAGCAGGCCAAGGAAGAGGGCATCGCCATCGTGGATCAGACCCAGGTGACGGCCTTTTCCGGCCGCAACGGAAGGCTGACCCATCTAACCTGCCGGTCCACACAACCGGGCCCCCCTGATGCCAACGGCATTGCATGGCCGGTCATGGTTCCCGCGTCAGAGCCTTTTGAGCTCAATTTCTCCAGGGTCATTGTGGCCATCGGCCAGGCAGGCGCCTTTCCCGCCCCGACCGAATCCAGTGGAAAGGGAGACCCTGCCGGGCTTCGGACCACACCTTACGGCTTCCTGGAGGCTGATGAAGCCGGACGCACGAATATGGACGGCGTCTATGCGGCAGGCGATGCAGTGACAGGTCCCTCCAGTGTGGTCCAGTCCATGGCCTCGGGCAGGGCGGTCGCCCGTTCGGTGCATACGGCCCTCAGCAAAGAAGAGATCCCGCTGAATGGCTCATCGAGACCCGAAGCCCGGGAGTATCTTCAGATCCCCGAAGACATCCCCTCTCTTGCCCGGCCCACCATGGCTGAGAGACAACCGGCCATCAGAAAAGATAACTTCTTGGAGGTGGCCCTGGGTCTGAGCGAATCCCAGGTCATATCGGAGGCCGAACGGTGCCTCCAGTGCGGGATCTGTTCCGAATGCCTCCTCTGCACCGAGGCCTGCGGCTCTTTGAGTGCCATTCAGCACCAGCAACAGGCGGAAGAGGGGGTGGAGCATGCAGGGGTGGTGATTATCGCCGACCCGGAAGCAGCGCCCGCGGTCAAAGGAGAAGATGTACTCAGGGCCTATGGTCCCAAGGCCGCCAAATCGGATGTAAATGCCATGATTGTCCGTGGCTTTGCCGCTGCGGCCCAGGCCATGGTATTGTTGGGCGGGACCTCCCAGCGACCGAGAGGCCGCGGCGTCTCATTCCTCCCCCCGGACCCGGACCTGTCCCCTGAGATCCGCATGGGCGTCTTCGTATGCCGGTGCAATGATGCCTTCGGCTGGATAGACGAGATGAATCCATATGTCGAGGCCCTGACGCAAAGAGAGGAAATCGTCCACGCCGAGGTCATGCCCGCTGCATGCGTCGTGGAAGGGACGTCCGGCATTCTGCGGGCGATCCGTGAAAAGGGGTTGACCCGGGTGGTCCTTGCGTCGTGTGTGTGCTGCCCCCTCGACTTCGTATGCAGTGCCTGCACAGATCAACGCAGTCGATTGAAGGACGCCCTCTTCCATGGGACAGGCGTCAGCCGCGCCATGGTGGAGACCTGCAATCTGAGGGGCGAGGCCCTCCGGTATCTGGCACATGACCGGGATGCGGCCATGGAACGGTTTTCCGGACTGATCGACCGATCCATCAGCAGGGCCAGGACCCTGCGGCCCCTGCCGGCCCCGGTAAGAATATACAATTTTGCCACCGCAGTCATCGGCGAGTCTGAAGCCGCTGTCAGCAGTGCCCAGACATTGGCCTCTGCCGGGCTTGAGGTGTTTTTGTTCGGGACCCGTGAAAAACCGCTGTCAACGGAACTGGCCCATCCGAACATCCACTGTTTCGAGGGGTCCAGGGTCAACGGCATGAGCGGCAACCTGGGCAATTTTCAGATATTTGTCGAGACCGACGGGTTTTCTCAGGTGATGCAGGTGGGGGCCATCATCTTAGGAAACAAGGCGAGAGCGCTGATCCCCTACATTCCCCAGGAGGGTCTCCCGAGCATCATGCTGTCGCCGTCCATGCAAAAGAGCGACCTCTCGGGAATTCCCTTTGCCTATCCCGGTGCCACCCCCATCGCGGGACTGTTCAAGGCCTATCCCTCGGGGATTCCCGTGTCTCAACGAAGGGCCGGCGCTGCGGCCGCCGCCCTTGCCGCCGCCATCATGCCCCGGGGGCCGAGACAGAGCAAGGGATTCACTGTGGTGGTGGACGAAGATCGTTGCCGGGGCTGCGGCCGCTGCACTCGTATCTGCCCCTACCAGGCCGTGACCCTCCACGAGAACACCGTGGGCGGGTGGGTGGCAAAGGTGGACGAGGCCCTCTGTAAGGGGTGCGGCAACTGCATCTCGGTATGCCCGTCGAATGCCGCTGACAGCCCATACAGAAATCAGGGGTATCTGGAAGAACTGCTGAGTGCGGTACTTTTCCGGCCCTCGCTGGGGACCGGATCAACGGATCAGGACCTGCACGAAACCCTGAGCCCGTGA
- a CDS encoding 2-oxoacid:acceptor oxidoreductase family protein, which yields MTQQKTDARRQEIVFTGFGGQGIVLAGRILGKAAVIGDHRQSTLVQAYGPEARGGACSAQVIIADQAIHYPYVRRPDVLVCMSQAGFDKFIDQMKEGGTLLIDKDLVQPKGVSGDFFSIPSSRMAEELGRIMMANIIMLGFFTAVTGAVSVEAARDAVTKSVPKGTGEMNATAFNKGCDYGLAVLKGREKKARGKAGA from the coding sequence ATGACTCAACAGAAGACGGATGCCCGAAGGCAGGAGATTGTGTTTACCGGGTTCGGCGGCCAGGGAATTGTACTGGCAGGCCGTATCCTCGGCAAGGCCGCGGTCATCGGAGACCACCGACAGAGCACCCTGGTCCAGGCCTACGGGCCCGAGGCCCGGGGCGGAGCGTGCAGCGCCCAGGTAATCATCGCCGATCAGGCCATCCATTACCCCTATGTGAGGAGGCCGGATGTCCTGGTATGCATGTCCCAGGCCGGATTTGACAAGTTTATAGATCAGATGAAAGAGGGGGGGACCCTGCTGATAGACAAGGATCTGGTTCAGCCCAAGGGGGTTTCAGGAGATTTTTTCTCGATCCCCTCCTCACGCATGGCCGAAGAGCTGGGAAGGATCATGATGGCCAACATCATCATGCTGGGGTTTTTTACCGCTGTCACGGGGGCCGTCTCTGTGGAAGCGGCCCGCGATGCGGTGACGAAATCTGTGCCCAAAGGAACCGGGGAAATGAACGCAACTGCCTTCAACAAAGGCTGTGATTACGGACTGGCCGTGCTCAAGGGACGGGAGAAGAAGGCCAGAGGGAAGGCAGGAGCCTGA
- a CDS encoding YwbE family protein, with the protein MDNKKRSHIRPGDRVQVVQKQDQRSGRLTEGIVHTILTRSATHPHGIKVRLENGVVGRVKGIIPQREN; encoded by the coding sequence ATGGACAATAAAAAACGATCCCACATCAGGCCGGGGGATCGGGTGCAGGTTGTGCAGAAACAGGACCAGCGCTCCGGCAGGTTGACGGAAGGGATTGTACACACAATTCTGACACGTTCCGCCACTCACCCCCACGGCATAAAGGTGCGCCTGGAAAACGGGGTGGTTGGCCGGGTAAAGGGGATCATCCCTCAGCGGGAGAATTGA
- a CDS encoding 2-oxoacid:ferredoxin oxidoreductase subunit beta, with protein MNPPKKQDRHPLDDLLRTDRIPHIWCPGCGIGTAFSACLTAMKKSGIDLEKTVMVSGIGCSGRGAGYVDLDSYHTTHGRAIPFATGMKLANPELNVVVFSGDGDLFAIGGNHFIHAARRNVDLTVVCVNNFNYGMTGGQAAATTPLLARTTTTPAGNPDAPFNLPLLAFACGASYVARWTILHARDLMESIEEALLNRGFSFVEVLSPCPINYGRRNKEKAIDSMKIYQERTIIRNDAQPWELDIDFDKKIILGKFIETERPTCTDRYDNICRPKELLEQVKGPKQ; from the coding sequence ATGAACCCCCCCAAAAAACAGGACAGGCACCCTTTAGATGATCTCCTCCGGACCGACCGGATCCCCCATATCTGGTGTCCCGGATGCGGTATCGGTACGGCGTTTTCCGCCTGTCTGACCGCCATGAAGAAAAGCGGCATCGACCTCGAAAAAACGGTCATGGTTTCAGGGATCGGCTGCTCAGGGAGGGGCGCCGGCTATGTGGATCTGGATTCCTATCACACCACCCACGGGAGGGCCATACCGTTTGCCACCGGCATGAAATTGGCAAATCCCGAACTCAATGTGGTGGTGTTCAGCGGCGACGGAGACCTCTTCGCCATAGGCGGCAACCATTTCATCCACGCGGCCCGGCGCAATGTGGACCTCACGGTGGTGTGCGTCAACAATTTTAATTACGGAATGACAGGAGGTCAGGCGGCGGCCACCACGCCTTTGTTGGCCAGGACCACCACCACGCCTGCGGGCAATCCGGATGCCCCGTTTAACCTCCCCCTCCTGGCCTTTGCATGCGGGGCCAGCTATGTGGCCAGGTGGACGATTCTCCATGCCCGCGATCTTATGGAATCCATCGAGGAGGCCCTTTTGAACAGGGGATTTTCCTTTGTTGAAGTCCTTTCCCCCTGCCCGATCAATTACGGCCGGAGAAATAAGGAAAAGGCCATCGATTCCATGAAGATCTACCAGGAACGAACCATCATCCGGAACGACGCCCAACCGTGGGAGCTGGATATCGATTTTGACAAGAAGATCATCCTGGGCAAATTCATTGAAACCGAACGTCCCACCTGTACCGACAGATACGATAACATATGCCGACCCAAAGAGTTGCTGGAACAAGTGAAGGGCCCGAAGCAATGA